From Echinicola soli, a single genomic window includes:
- a CDS encoding DUF6515 family protein, translated as MKKLSKLIVFCGIIAMLGAPDMAEAQRLRHGGGASRGGATARPAGNKSINGGAYRSPSRPSNLQNRNFSNNRNRTNNNFSSQGNRTNNVRNTNNRNANNRNNNTRVSNIKSNNRTGNNNRINIDNSTNINVNRNVRRNVNRRSTVVIRNPRPYYRPPYRYGGFSFYCYRPYYYHPFVPYYWGPVWHPWGFFIASLAATAIVISIENEKYHYDQGVFYQESNGGYTVVEAPSGATVKTIPSGSEQVVINETTNNYYYGGTYYEKSDDGYTVVPPTSGSVVTNLPDGAEEVKVGDQTYVKYGDTYYQPVQVEGKNKYEVADVQDADQ; from the coding sequence ATGAAAAAATTATCTAAACTGATTGTATTTTGTGGCATCATCGCCATGCTTGGGGCTCCGGATATGGCTGAAGCCCAACGTCTACGTCATGGTGGCGGGGCTTCTCGCGGAGGAGCTACAGCCAGGCCTGCTGGAAATAAAAGTATCAATGGAGGTGCATACCGATCCCCTTCAAGGCCTTCAAATCTTCAAAATCGAAACTTTTCCAACAACCGTAATAGAACCAATAATAATTTCAGTAGCCAGGGCAACAGAACCAATAATGTAAGGAATACAAATAATAGAAACGCTAACAACAGGAATAACAACACACGGGTTTCTAATATTAAAAGTAACAACAGGACAGGTAATAATAACCGCATCAATATTGACAATAGCACCAATATCAATGTCAATAGAAATGTCCGCAGAAATGTCAACAGACGGAGTACGGTGGTTATCCGCAATCCCAGGCCATATTATAGACCTCCCTATCGCTATGGTGGATTCAGTTTTTATTGTTACCGGCCCTATTATTACCACCCGTTCGTCCCCTATTATTGGGGGCCTGTATGGCATCCATGGGGATTTTTCATAGCCTCATTAGCAGCTACAGCTATTGTTATTTCGATTGAGAATGAAAAATACCATTACGACCAAGGCGTCTTTTATCAAGAAAGCAACGGAGGCTATACTGTAGTGGAGGCTCCATCTGGTGCTACTGTAAAAACCATCCCCAGTGGCTCTGAACAAGTCGTGATCAATGAAACTACCAATAACTATTATTATGGTGGAACTTACTATGAAAAATCAGATGATGGCTATACGGTCGTACCTCCCACATCAGGATCTGTCGTAACCAACCTCCCGGATGGAGCTGAAGAAGTAAAAGTAGGAGATCAGACATATGTCAAATATGGGGACACCTATTATCAGCCAGTCCAAGTAGAGGGCAAAAATAAATATGAGGTCGCTGATGTCCAGGATGCAGATCAGTGA
- a CDS encoding DUF2092 domain-containing protein: protein MKKLLLAIYLTLPLSSFAQERDIDSVAVFILDHMSAVIGDMESCSYNLSTSSDTPAAKVKYSKEYTDNEVYMQGPDKMLVHQKGHKGHRGFFYNGEFFTHYSYSENNYTTVHAPDDIITMIDSMNYNYGVEFPAADFFYPTFTDDLLTHFDTLMYLGTKYVNGKDCFHIAASNENQSVQIWIANDAMNLPVKFLITNKKKELAPQYEATFSDWEINPALPATIFEFTPPPGARLIAILPKPH from the coding sequence ATGAAAAAACTATTATTGGCAATCTACCTAACACTTCCGCTTAGCAGCTTCGCTCAGGAAAGGGACATTGATTCTGTCGCCGTATTTATTTTAGATCATATGAGTGCGGTGATCGGTGATATGGAATCTTGCAGCTATAACCTGTCTACTTCCAGTGACACGCCTGCCGCTAAAGTGAAATATTCCAAGGAATACACAGATAATGAAGTGTACATGCAAGGCCCTGACAAAATGCTCGTCCATCAAAAAGGACATAAAGGCCATCGTGGGTTCTTTTACAACGGTGAATTCTTTACCCACTATTCTTACAGTGAAAACAACTATACCACTGTTCATGCTCCTGATGATATCATTACCATGATAGATTCCATGAACTATAATTATGGCGTGGAGTTTCCAGCGGCTGACTTTTTCTATCCCACCTTTACCGACGATCTTCTGACACATTTCGATACACTGATGTACTTGGGCACCAAGTACGTAAATGGTAAAGATTGTTTTCATATCGCCGCCAGTAATGAGAACCAAAGCGTCCAGATCTGGATTGCTAACGACGCCATGAATTTGCCAGTGAAGTTTTTGATTACAAACAAGAAAAAAGAACTGGCTCCTCAATATGAAGCTACATTCAGTGATTGGGAGATCAATCCAGCTCTTCCTGCAACGATTTTTGAATTTACTCCGCCTCCAGGGGCTAGATTGATCGCTATACTACCAAAACCTCATTAA
- a CDS encoding helix-turn-helix domain-containing protein yields the protein MALFMPLTYLYFYTLAFSHLGKSILIHMVFPVTIGIIGIHHASNPKVISSDLPYLLIYLQMVIYWFMEINLVFKLFSISNKGLIHINSHWLRWTVSFILIQVLLFLPYFLVTLGMISLPQMLKPEIIGMLGSFSLCLSLFFQPFLLFGIRDLKPKDFSDKIHLNLLAKGLDRPSINLSLEEQSIERYVSKHHPYLSKDITLGSMAEQIGVSKNCLESYLKKKEVKFEEYLNFKRILFSQNIIKEKVYHDMTLDMLAKQSGFMDRKSFISSFKKHTGYNPSDYIKHFF from the coding sequence ATGGCTTTATTCATGCCATTGACCTATCTTTATTTTTATACATTGGCTTTTTCCCATCTTGGAAAATCCATTTTGATCCATATGGTTTTTCCCGTGACGATTGGCATCATCGGGATACACCACGCGAGTAACCCCAAGGTCATTTCTTCAGACCTTCCTTATTTGTTGATTTATTTACAGATGGTCATCTACTGGTTCATGGAAATCAACCTAGTGTTTAAATTGTTCTCTATTAGCAATAAAGGATTGATCCACATTAACAGTCATTGGCTTAGGTGGACCGTCAGTTTCATCCTCATTCAAGTACTGCTTTTCCTTCCTTATTTTCTGGTCACATTAGGAATGATTTCACTTCCCCAAATGCTCAAACCAGAGATTATTGGTATGCTCGGCAGCTTTTCTTTATGCCTTTCACTATTCTTTCAGCCTTTTTTGCTGTTTGGCATCAGGGATTTAAAGCCCAAAGACTTTTCAGACAAGATCCACCTCAATCTATTGGCCAAAGGCCTTGATAGACCAAGCATTAATTTATCCCTCGAAGAGCAAAGCATCGAGCGATATGTCTCCAAACACCACCCATATTTAAGTAAGGACATCACCCTGGGCAGCATGGCTGAGCAGATAGGAGTATCGAAGAATTGCCTGGAAAGTTATTTGAAAAAGAAGGAAGTGAAATTTGAGGAATACTTGAACTTTAAACGGATACTTTTTAGTCAAAACATCATCAAAGAAAAGGTATACCACGACATGACCCTAGATATGCTCGCCAAGCAAAGTGGGTTTATGGACAGAAAGAGCTTCATCTCTTCATTCAAAAAGCACACTGGCTATAATCCATCGGATTATATAAAACATTTCTTTTGA
- a CDS encoding helix-turn-helix domain-containing protein, with the protein MKFDFAPILLTHLLAITVGVITIIILWAFPNKKNKSRKLLSWSFFILTSSLVYATLIQSEFILKIPFAYSVGSVICFLFMPLAYLYVRGVLNKDYPKIKDALHFTPFFLYLTNNIPYLILPYDKQLALLQEQILQGGAGELSAFTLISIPNELNVFIYHIIFGVYWLLQVWVIISFIKHGDADVKEENSHAVNWLFFFCSIQFLLFYPYFVNSYNPFQMSAYANFSEIGGALCVIFSAGYLFCKPEILYGFSEVLSPIKEASVQTLKSHKTEKTSSYSSKFLSEARIIELNSKLSEHIQNNTPYLNQGYNLKDLSDDLNVPLYIISSFINKEKGLNFNDFLNKYRIEYCKEKIRNGEWKNITLEALGYDCGFSNRNSFTSAFKKWVGKTPSEFIKEYK; encoded by the coding sequence ATGAAATTTGATTTTGCCCCTATCCTCCTTACCCATCTACTCGCAATTACTGTGGGAGTGATTACCATTATCATCCTTTGGGCTTTCCCAAATAAGAAGAATAAATCGCGCAAACTATTAAGCTGGTCTTTCTTTATCTTGACCAGCAGTCTGGTATATGCTACCCTTATCCAGAGCGAATTTATTCTAAAAATCCCCTTTGCTTATAGTGTAGGAAGTGTGATCTGTTTCCTTTTTATGCCCTTGGCCTATCTATACGTGAGAGGAGTCCTAAATAAAGATTATCCCAAAATCAAAGACGCGCTACATTTTACACCATTTTTTCTTTACCTAACCAATAATATCCCCTACCTCATTTTACCTTACGATAAGCAACTTGCCCTTCTTCAGGAGCAGATACTCCAAGGAGGAGCTGGAGAACTATCAGCTTTCACACTGATTTCGATTCCTAACGAATTAAATGTCTTTATTTATCATATCATTTTTGGTGTGTACTGGTTGCTCCAAGTATGGGTCATTATCTCCTTTATCAAACATGGCGATGCTGATGTAAAAGAAGAAAACAGTCATGCGGTCAATTGGCTCTTCTTTTTCTGTAGCATTCAGTTTCTTTTATTTTACCCATATTTCGTAAATAGCTACAATCCATTTCAAATGTCTGCATATGCCAATTTTAGTGAAATCGGTGGTGCTTTGTGTGTGATTTTTAGCGCAGGATATTTATTCTGCAAACCAGAGATACTTTATGGATTTTCCGAGGTACTTTCTCCTATAAAAGAAGCATCAGTACAAACGTTAAAAAGTCACAAAACAGAAAAGACCAGCAGTTATTCTTCTAAGTTTTTAAGTGAAGCCAGGATCATTGAACTTAATTCAAAACTATCTGAACACATTCAAAATAACACACCCTACCTTAACCAGGGCTATAATCTAAAAGACTTATCTGACGACCTGAATGTGCCACTTTACATCATCAGTTCCTTTATCAATAAAGAAAAGGGCCTAAATTTCAATGATTTTTTGAACAAATACCGCATTGAATATTGCAAGGAAAAAATCAGAAATGGCGAATGGAAAAATATCACGCTGGAGGCACTGGGCTATGATTGTGGCTTCTCAAACCGTAATTCCTTCACTTCGGCATTTAAAAAATGGGTCGGCAAAACGCCTTCTGAATTTATAAAAGAATATAAATAG